Proteins encoded by one window of Fusobacterium varium:
- a CDS encoding ROK family protein — protein MFFGAIEASGAKFVCCIGTEKGEIMERVSFETETPEITMEKVISFFKNKKIEAIGIGCFGPIDLNKDSETYGYITSTPKTFWRNFNIVGEIEKALNIPVYFDTIVNTAVYGEHIWGAGKNISNTIYLTIGKGVGGGAIVEGKLVHGMLHPEMGHIFVNRHPRDKFVGNCPFHGGNCLEGMASEMALERRWGVEFKDIPENHPAWDMEAFYIAHALVNYILVLSPEKIIIGGDIIKRGNLLTLIKERVVKLLNNYVQNDKILKNIDDYIVLPKLKDDSALLGALALCFKK, from the coding sequence ATGTTCTTTGGTGCTATTGAAGCTAGTGGAGCAAAATTTGTTTGCTGTATAGGAACAGAAAAAGGAGAGATTATGGAAAGAGTTTCTTTTGAAACTGAAACTCCTGAAATTACTATGGAAAAAGTTATCTCTTTCTTTAAAAATAAGAAGATTGAAGCTATTGGAATAGGTTGCTTTGGACCTATTGATTTAAACAAAGACTCTGAAACATATGGATATATAACTTCTACTCCAAAAACTTTTTGGAGAAATTTTAATATTGTTGGAGAGATTGAAAAAGCTCTTAATATACCTGTTTATTTTGATACTATTGTAAATACTGCTGTATATGGGGAACATATCTGGGGAGCAGGAAAAAATATCTCTAACACTATTTATTTAACTATTGGAAAAGGTGTAGGTGGGGGAGCTATTGTTGAAGGAAAATTAGTTCATGGTATGTTACACCCTGAGATGGGACACATTTTTGTAAATAGACATCCTAGAGACAAATTTGTAGGAAACTGCCCTTTCCATGGTGGTAACTGTCTTGAAGGAATGGCATCTGAAATGGCTCTTGAAAGAAGATGGGGAGTTGAATTTAAAGATATTCCTGAAAATCATCCAGCTTGGGATATGGAAGCTTTCTATATAGCTCATGCTCTTGTAAATTATATTCTTGTTTTATCTCCAGAAAAAATTATTATTGGTGGAGATATTATAAAGAGAGGAAATCTTTTAACTTTAATTAAGGAAAGAGTTGTTAAACTTCTAAATAATTATGTACAAAATGATAAGATTTTAAAGAATATAGATGATTATATTGTTCTTCCTAAATTAAAAGATGATTCAGCTTTATTAGGAGCATTGGCTTTATGTTTTAAAAAATAA
- a CDS encoding ABC transporter ATP-binding protein produces MFKYFKPFIPKASVAALFKMTEAFCDLSLPLIMAKIIDIGVANQNMNYIIKMGLTMVGIALGGYLSSILCNYFSVHATQNFGASLRDNVFTKIQNFNFVHLNKYTQASLITRITKDVDQITNMFLMCVRMVLRGLVTGIGAVFMAVTINPVLSILFLIIVPSIVGSTLYYMKKSFGKYSEVQKKLDNLTLVLRENLTGIRVIRALSKENVEKEKFRLRNDDLKDKTVEADNLMSSKLPFITLIMNLGVVAVLWFGGIRVSYGKMHLGEVVAFINYLNMLLFSMNALSFLFTLYSRTAISYKRVKEILSENIENMSQEEFEKLVTDDIIEFKNLSFSYDGTDKYILENINLKIKRGENIGIIGGIGSGKTTFISLIPKFYEATKGELLIDGVNINKYDEKELRDKIGIVLQKSFLFSQSIEENIRWGKEDASDEEIREIAEIVQGKEFIEKLPDQYKTNVTKGGMNFSGGQKQRISIARTLIKQPEILLFDDSFSALDFITEYNLKNRLKNYLKNTTILTISQRVASLMKHDRIIVLDNGKIAGFDTHDNLVKNCEVYREICESQEICIPGGRYCEK; encoded by the coding sequence ATGTTCAAATACTTTAAACCCTTTATACCTAAAGCTTCAGTAGCAGCTCTTTTTAAAATGACTGAAGCTTTTTGTGATCTATCTCTCCCTTTAATTATGGCAAAAATTATAGATATTGGTGTAGCTAATCAAAATATGAATTACATAATTAAAATGGGATTAACTATGGTTGGAATCGCTCTTGGAGGATATTTATCCTCTATTTTGTGTAACTATTTTTCAGTTCATGCTACTCAAAATTTTGGTGCTTCTCTAAGAGATAATGTTTTTACAAAGATTCAAAATTTTAACTTTGTACATTTGAATAAATATACTCAAGCTTCTCTAATTACTAGAATAACTAAAGATGTTGATCAAATTACAAATATGTTTCTTATGTGTGTAAGAATGGTTCTTCGAGGGTTAGTAACAGGAATAGGAGCTGTATTTATGGCTGTCACTATCAATCCTGTTCTATCTATATTATTTTTAATAATTGTTCCTTCAATAGTAGGAAGTACACTTTACTATATGAAAAAATCTTTTGGAAAATATAGTGAAGTTCAAAAGAAATTAGATAATTTAACACTTGTTCTAAGAGAAAATCTGACTGGTATAAGAGTTATTAGAGCTCTATCGAAAGAAAATGTTGAAAAAGAAAAATTTAGATTAAGAAATGATGATCTAAAAGATAAAACTGTTGAAGCAGATAACTTGATGTCTAGTAAATTACCATTTATAACATTAATTATGAATTTAGGAGTTGTAGCTGTTCTTTGGTTTGGAGGAATAAGAGTTAGTTATGGTAAGATGCATCTAGGGGAAGTTGTAGCTTTTATCAACTACTTAAATATGCTTTTATTCTCTATGAATGCACTATCTTTCCTATTTACTCTTTATAGCCGTACAGCAATATCATATAAGAGGGTTAAGGAGATCTTATCTGAAAATATAGAGAATATGTCTCAAGAGGAGTTTGAAAAATTAGTAACTGATGATATTATTGAATTTAAAAATCTTTCTTTCTCTTATGATGGAACAGATAAATATATTTTAGAAAATATCAATCTAAAAATAAAAAGAGGAGAAAATATAGGAATTATAGGTGGTATAGGTTCTGGAAAAACAACTTTTATATCTCTTATACCAAAATTTTACGAGGCTACAAAAGGTGAACTTTTAATTGATGGGGTAAATATCAATAAATATGATGAAAAAGAGTTAAGAGACAAAATTGGAATAGTTTTACAAAAATCTTTTCTATTCTCTCAATCAATAGAAGAAAATATCCGTTGGGGTAAAGAAGATGCAAGTGATGAAGAGATAAGAGAGATAGCTGAAATTGTACAGGGAAAAGAATTTATAGAAAAACTTCCTGATCAGTATAAAACAAATGTAACTAAAGGTGGAATGAATTTTTCTGGTGGGCAAAAGCAAAGAATCTCAATAGCAAGAACACTTATAAAGCAACCTGAAATTTTACTTTTTGATGATAGTTTTAGTGCTTTAGACTTTATAACAGAATACAATCTTAAAAACAGATTAAAGAACTATTTAAAAAATACAACAATTCTTACTATTTCTCAAAGGGTAGCATCTTTGATGAAACATGATAGAATTATTGTTCTTGACAATGGTAAAATAGCAGGCTTTGACACTCATGATAATCTTGTAAAAAATTGTGAAGTGTATAGAGAGATCTGTGAGTCACAAGAAATTTGTATTCCAGGAGGAAGATACTGTGAAAAATAA
- a CDS encoding ABC transporter ATP-binding protein: MKNNIFKKLFPYLMKYKFEFIFLIILAIIGNLLTLVGPYLVGKGINEIHFHMEKANYIQLGKISILLLFSYITGAVLTLIQNIKMNIISQDIVNTMRKDGIEKIHKFPLKYFDGVSQGNIITIMINDIDNISGSLSQIGTRVVVNLLTISTALGIMLYISPSLTLIQIFLVTFTGYFLKKISKKSREKRRVQQKYLGQLNGYVDEILTGEAEVKSFSYEERAISKFRELNSNYKENAIKSLFLAGFNFPTLNFIGNLGYSLIILIGAIFMLNGKITLGGLSSFVIYSKLFNRPIASISEAYSIVQTVIVSAERFFNFIDQPEDVEKGTLDIDLNSLEGKIEFKDVNFSYNEDTPVLKDLSFKAEHGEIVAIVGPTGGGKTTIVNLLMRFYDITSGKILLDDKDIELYKKKDIRKLFGMVLQDSWLFTGTIRENISYENSEIDFDKVVESAKLACAHDFIIKLPQGYDTVVSEDNMVLSQGQKQLITIARIIASNPKFLILDEATSGVDTRTEIRLQKAISNLVKGRTSFIIAHRLSTIKNANLILVLKDGHIIEQGTHSQLMEKNGFYHELYNTQYML; the protein is encoded by the coding sequence GTGAAAAATAATATATTTAAAAAGCTTTTTCCATATCTTATGAAGTATAAGTTTGAATTTATTTTCCTTATTATTCTAGCAATTATTGGAAATCTTCTTACTTTAGTAGGTCCATATTTAGTTGGTAAGGGAATTAATGAGATACATTTTCATATGGAGAAAGCAAACTATATACAATTAGGAAAAATATCTATACTTTTACTTTTCTCATATATTACAGGTGCTGTATTGACATTGATACAAAATATAAAGATGAATATTATCTCTCAAGATATTGTAAACACTATGAGAAAAGATGGGATTGAAAAAATTCATAAGTTTCCTCTTAAATATTTTGATGGAGTATCTCAAGGGAATATTATAACTATTATGATAAACGATATTGATAATATTAGTGGTTCTCTATCTCAAATAGGAACTAGAGTTGTAGTAAATCTTCTTACAATATCTACTGCCTTAGGGATTATGTTGTATATAAGTCCATCTTTAACTTTGATACAGATATTTTTAGTTACATTTACTGGATACTTTTTAAAGAAAATCTCTAAAAAAAGCAGAGAGAAAAGAAGAGTTCAACAAAAATATTTAGGGCAATTAAATGGGTATGTTGATGAAATATTAACTGGAGAAGCAGAGGTTAAATCTTTCTCCTATGAAGAGAGAGCTATTTCTAAATTCCGTGAATTAAACTCCAACTATAAAGAGAATGCTATAAAATCTCTGTTTTTAGCAGGATTTAATTTTCCTACTCTAAATTTTATTGGTAACTTAGGATACTCTTTAATAATTTTAATTGGAGCTATCTTTATGCTAAATGGCAAGATCACTCTTGGGGGACTTTCAAGTTTTGTTATCTATTCAAAGCTTTTTAATCGTCCTATTGCTAGTATCTCTGAAGCATATAGTATAGTTCAAACTGTAATTGTAAGTGCTGAACGTTTCTTTAACTTTATTGATCAACCTGAAGATGTTGAAAAAGGAACTTTGGATATTGATTTAAACTCTTTAGAGGGAAAAATTGAGTTTAAAGATGTTAATTTCTCATATAATGAAGATACTCCTGTATTAAAGGATCTATCTTTTAAAGCTGAACATGGAGAGATAGTCGCTATTGTAGGTCCTACTGGTGGTGGAAAAACTACTATTGTTAATTTATTAATGAGATTTTATGATATTACCTCTGGAAAAATACTGCTAGATGATAAGGATATTGAGCTTTATAAGAAAAAGGATATTAGAAAACTTTTTGGAATGGTACTACAAGATAGTTGGCTATTTACTGGAACTATTAGAGAGAATATCAGTTATGAAAATAGTGAAATTGATTTTGATAAAGTTGTTGAAAGTGCAAAGCTTGCTTGTGCTCATGATTTTATTATTAAACTACCTCAAGGTTATGATACAGTAGTTAGTGAAGATAATATGGTCCTTTCTCAAGGGCAGAAACAACTTATTACTATTGCTAGAATTATAGCTTCAAATCCTAAATTTTTAATACTTGATGAGGCTACAAGTGGAGTTGACACTAGAACAGAGATAAGATTACAAAAAGCTATCTCTAACTTAGTAAAAGGTAGAACAAGTTTTATTATTGCCCATAGACTTTCTACTATTAAAAATGCTAATCTTATTTTAGTTTTAAAAGATGGACATATAATTGAACAGGGAACACATTCTCAGTTAATGGAGAAAAATGGCTTCTACCACGAACTTTACAATACACAATATATGCTCTAA
- the smpB gene encoding SsrA-binding protein SmpB, which produces MVLAGNKKAFFDYFIEDKFEAGIELVGSEVKSAKAGKLSIKESFIRIINGEVFIMGMSIVPWDFGSVYNPEERRVRKLLLHKKEIKKLHEKVTQKGYTIVPLNVHLSKGYVKLEIALARGKKTYDKRESIAKKDVERDLQRMAKIR; this is translated from the coding sequence ATGGTATTAGCAGGAAATAAGAAAGCATTTTTCGATTATTTCATAGAGGATAAATTTGAAGCTGGAATAGAATTAGTAGGAAGTGAGGTTAAATCTGCAAAGGCAGGGAAATTAAGTATAAAAGAGTCATTTATTAGAATAATAAATGGAGAAGTTTTTATTATGGGAATGTCAATTGTACCTTGGGATTTTGGAAGTGTATACAATCCTGAAGAAAGAAGAGTTAGAAAACTTCTTTTACATAAAAAAGAGATAAAAAAACTACATGAGAAAGTAACTCAAAAGGGGTATACAATAGTTCCTTTAAATGTTCATCTATCTAAAGGATATGTAAAACTTGAAATAGCTCTTGCTAGAGGAAAGAAAACTTATGATAAGAGAGAAAGTATAGCTAAAAAAGATGTAGAGAGAGATCTGCAAAGAATGGCAAAAATAAGATAG